A DNA window from Drosophila pseudoobscura strain MV-25-SWS-2005 chromosome 2, UCI_Dpse_MV25, whole genome shotgun sequence contains the following coding sequences:
- the MRG15 gene encoding nuA4 complex subunit EAF3 homolog — METVGSAADAASIFADGERVLCFHGPLIYEAKVLKTKPDATPVQYYIHYAGWSKNWDEWVPESRVLKYNDDNVQRQKEQARLCGERSKKDNKKGSAKAKKIEQVGNDSRASTPSKEGNTSLPSVVSTPTSSTGPMTKSDSGNNISTTPNSTNANTSTSRSNRKSTQSAIVSARPGTPNEKKEDATTGEITEDDGATVVPPKKKRISEQRPSLSGSDTTTSAEKQGTPAAPTPTPTTPTPPSEPAPWVESEESFTNKLEVKIKIPDELKHYLTDDWYAVVREHKLLELPAKVTIQQIAEQYLAHKKSVKSTSASKEVAINDVLEGIVEYFNVMLGSQLLYKFERTQYADVMQKHPDTPLSDLYGSFHLLRLFVRLGSMLTYSALDQQAMQNLIVHLQDFLKFLVKNSAVYFSMNNFVNVDPEYVRNAQ; from the exons ATGGAAACCGTGGGATCTGCAGCAGATGCAGCCTCTATATTTGCAGATG GAGAACGCGTGCTGTGCTTCCACGGCCCGCTCATTTACGAAGCCAAAGTGCTCAAAACAAAACCTGACGCGACGCCGGTCCAATACTACATCCACTATGCAGGCTGGagcaaaaa CTGGGACGAATGGGTGCCCGAAAGCCGTGTGCTCAAATACAATGATGACAATGTACAGCGACAAAAGGAACAGGCGCGACTATGCGGCGAGCGGTCGAAGAAGGACAACAAAAAGG GAAGCGCCAAGGCAAAAAAAATTGAACAAGTGGGAAACGATTCTCGAGCTTCGACTCCCTCCAAGGAGGGAAATACATCTCTACCGTCGGTGGTGAGTACACCCACTTCCAGTACGGGACCGATGACAAAATCGGACAGTGGAAACAACATCAGCACGACCCCTAATAGCACCAATGCCAATACCTCAACTAGTCGTTCCAATCGCAAGTCAACACAAAGTGCAATAGTGTCGGCACGTCCCGGCACTCCAAATGAAAAGAAAGAAGATGCAACGACAGGGGAGATCACAGAGGACGACGGCGCCACAGTGGTGccacccaaaaagaaaaggattaGCGAGCAACGTCCATCATTGAGCGGCAGTGATACCACAACTTCTGCCGAAAAGCAGGGAACGCCAGCAGCACCAACTCCGACACCAACGACTCCCACACCGCCATCGGAACCGGCACCATGGGTCGAAAGCGAAGAGAGCTTTACCAACAAGTTGGAAGTGAAAATCAAAATACCTGATGAGCTGAAGCACTACCTGACCGATGACTGGTATGCGGTGGTGCGCGAGCAcaagctgctggagctgcccGCTAAGGTGACGATCCAGCAAATCGCCGAGCAGTATTTGGCGCACAAAAAGTCTGTCAAGTCGACCAGTGCCAGCAAGGAGGTGGCCATTAACGATGTACTCGAAGGCATTGTGGAGTACTTCAATGTCATGCTGGGCTCCCAGCTACTGTACAAATTTGAGCGTACACAGTACGCAGATGTGATGCAAAAGCATCCAGATACACCGTTGTCCGATCTCTATGGTTCCTTTCACTTGCTGCGCCTTTTCGTGCGACTGGGCTCTATGCTGACATACTCGGCGCTGGATCAGCAGGCCATGCAGAACTTAATCGTGCACCTGCAGGATTTTCTCAAGTTTCTGGTGAAGAATAGCGCTGTATATTTCAGCATGAATAACTTTGTAAACGTTGACCCCGAGTATGTGCGCAATGCACAGTAA
- the l(3)neo43 gene encoding cytochrome c oxidase assembly protein COX16 homolog, mitochondrial, whose protein sequence is MSFSDKLKYYSKRKSFKYGVPFLIMMVAGSFGLQQFSNLRYQYSKKQPVTPDEMKKYGVNMKKRQEVTLETEYDKVRAVNIDEWENKRGPRPWEEEGLSSPAKH, encoded by the exons atgTCGTTCAGTGACAAACTAAAATATTATAGTAAACGAAAATCGTTTAAATATGGTGTGCCCTTCCTCATCATGATGGTGGCCGGCTCTTTTGGACTGCAGCAGTTTTCCAATTTAAG GTACCAGTACTCCAAGAAGCAGCCGGTGACACCCGATGAGATGAAGAAGTACGGCGTGAACATGAAGAAACGCCAAGAAGTTACGCTGGAAACGGAGTACGACAAAGTAAGGGCCGTGAACATAGATGAATGGGAGAACAAACGAGGTCCTCGTCCCTGGGAAGAGGAGGGACTGTCATCGCCGGCCAAACATTAA
- the LOC4803101 gene encoding ribosome biogenesis protein TSR3 homolog, with protein MTGRNKGRGKRGGGPYRNVKSNHNCERSFAQQENELAKSDSDSNDDSDSSGGGPDDLGHPPNFSVAMWDLNHCDPKKCSGRKLARLGLISNLRLGQKFPGLVLSPVGQLCVSPLDREIVAASGVAVIDCSWAKLDETPFSRMRSPHPRLLPFLVAANPINYGKPCKLSCVEAIAATLYICGFTEEARWFMGKFSWGHAFLELNDKLLNAYAACTGSDDILKVQNEYLETEQKERNKPRDLRDFYPTSSSSSASENEEEKEEIKTES; from the coding sequence ATGACTGGCCGGAACAAGGGTAGAGGAAAACGTGGCGGTGGCCCCTACCGCAATGTCAAATCCAATCACAACTGTGAGCGCAGCTTTGCCCAGCAGGAAAATGAACTGGCCAAAAGCGATAGCGACAGTAACGACGACTCGGATTCGTCGGGTGGGGGTCCGGATGATCTCGGCCACCCACCGAACTTTTCCGTTGCCATGTGGGACCTCAATCACTGCGATCCAAAGAAAtgctctggcagaaaactggCACGCTTGGGACTGATTTCGAATCTGCGCTTGGGGCAAAAGTTTCCCGGCCTCGTCCTGTCCCCCGTTGGCCAGTTGTGTGTGAGTCCGCTCGATCGTGAAATTGTGGCTGCTTCTGGTGTGGCCGTAATTGACTGCTCTTGGGCCAAACTGGATGAGACACCTTTCAGTCGCATGCGTAGCCCACATCCTCGTCTTTTGCCCTTTTTGGTGGCCGCCAATCCCATCAATTACGGGAAGCCCTGCAAGCTCAGCTGCGTCGAGGCTATAGCAGCAACACTATACATTTGCGGTTTCACGGAAGAGGCACGCTGGTTCATGGGAAAGTTTTCCTGGGGTCATGCCTTTCTGGAGCTAAATGACAAGCTCCTCAATGCGTATGCGGCCTGCACGGGCAGCGATGACATACTCAAGGTGCAAAACGAATATTTGGAAACGGAACAGAAGGAGCGAAACAAGCCCAGGGACCTGCGTGACTTCTATCCCAcaagtagcagtagcagtgccAGCGAgaatgaagaagaaaaagaggaaataaaaaccgaaagcTAA